ATGAGGTGAGGGGAAACTTTTTTTAACCCAATCATACGTTGCCATGTCATTTCCCCTCTATAACTTCCCTCTTGTCCAAAAACGTACGGGGTGCATCCCTCTTAggggaattgtttttttattcaaaaaaaaaaaaaaaagaaaagaaaagttctCGTTGGTTGAAATGAAGGCTGGCCCACCTTCTCTCTCCTTCCTTCTTCGGCGCCTCCTCCCCGAAATTGGTCCCCCATTTGGCTCCACGCCTGGATGGCGGCACCGCCCCCGCTCGGCAACAATGGTCCCCGAAGGGAGTCACCGAGGGTGCCCCGCTCCCCCTTAATCGTTGTTTGAGTTTCTCTAAAACACAATAACAAACATAAATGGTAAAAGATTGATGCGGTTCATGTTTCCTACATTATACGACAGTTGTGTTGGCTAATTCATCGCTGAATTGTGTATGCATAAGCAGGTGCATGATAAGCAAAATATTACGAACGTTGCGCAAGGAAAGGACACTTTTGGCATAACAGTCTACCCAGAGGTAGATTATGTTTTTATTGTTGCACTTGTGGTTATTCTTACTGAAATCAAAAGTTATGATGGTATTGGAAAGAacaagaagagaaagaaaaagaaagaaaagaagagcaGTGACAGTAGTGATGAGGATAATAAAAAAGAAAACGCGAAGATTGATGAAGAAAGAAATAAACCTGAGGTGATAAAAGAACTAGAAGTAGAAAGTAGCGAGGAGGAAGACGAGGAAGAAGAATATGAGGAGgaagacgaagaagaagaagaggaaaacGAAGAAGAAAAAGAGGAGGATGAATATGAAGATGAAGACGAAGAACATGATATGTCTAATGAAGACGATAACAACGAAAGTTACGAGGGGGAACCAAAATTCGACGAGTATTATGACGACGACGGAAATGACAGTAGTTCTAGTGAAGATGAAAGTCCAAAGGAAAAGTAAATACTGAAGGAAATTATTTGGTCAAACTTATATTATATGTAAAATGGTAACACATGTACATGTAAAGTGATGGTCTAGTACTACATGATTGCTGAATGTGTTTAGAGAAGATAGAGGTGTCTTCTACCAGTTAAGGGCAACTCTTATATGAGCTTTAGATTATTTCAAGATGTAAACCAGAATTTTTTGTGTAATACAGACAAGCTAGAGTGCCTTTTTTCTTCCAAATAAAGTAGGTGGTTGTTCTTAACAAACCTTCATTGTGACCCATAGTCAATGCATAAACGAAAAGGTGATAAACAAGATTCTGGGTTACATATAGTGAATAATCAATGGTTGTTCCAGTGTTTGAGCTGGAATTAAGCtagagaatgtaagattaaatatattatgtattaatatttaatctatagtcattataatcatttacacaatatagatcaaaatatataataacctattaaataattagttgataattgttgatggaccgtattacccttattaactaattaggtttcctcctgggtgcttatataaggagacttatatggaggttaaggggttagacaGTTACACAATTAGACATACCCCATAAGCATAACATCACATTCGACCTCCATCTCCATAACCGATTCCCATGTCGGTTttcattatcaccatcatcagtcagcatcctaaggaggaaccagatcacactAACATCTATGTCGAACTCGATGGCATCATCTATCACTGGATTCTCCATtgcactgtctgctgtaacaggtatgttttcatgttttccattatgtttacacagaactgaaccaacatgtggtatcagagcatatgttgattagtcagttctgttttcttATCcattaattctgggattgaaatctgttggtgcatattctgtgacaacagcttagatttggtctttggataccttgtaattagttaaatgataaacggttagcgggtttagctttgtatcagtgaaataatagagtttgggctaaacaaaacccacattgggtaatgggggacgaattgggcctagcccatgtagTAAACCCTAGCCTAATGTtgcaaccttgtgttatataaacaaggatttgcattagggtttaggttaatcagccaaaaacagTTTTAGAGTGAGAATTCGTGAGAGCATTAGTCTTGGACGAATTTGAGAGAgttagggatcttgattgattgtaatcagtttgatagataatcaataaagatccggtttgaaagtgatttctGTTCTTCTACCTatttctgctatattctgatcaaaaggattccgcactcttgattggattgacaattctgtgaagatccataaacatcaaggggacctacaattggtatcagagcattaggctctcgAAGGCTTGGTTCAGAATCGTGTTTTGTAGAAACAAGGAGTTTTTCGAATTTTGTGTTAAACCTGACAATTAGGGTTTCGAATTTTTTGAGTGGTTTGATaaaaattttcgaattttttggctgttttgatcttctgcTTTGTTTGTTTGCTGATTTGTAGGTTTGTAGGACAGTTCTTGGTTGattgtttgaaggattttggctggaaactcttgaagattcgaagattgttcttcgtgttcttcacgtTCTTCGTCCTGTTTATTACTGATTTTCGAAAATCACTAATAATTTGcttgttttgattttgcagatttgtGTTGGAGAATTAGAAAAATCTTCAGAATTTTGATCAGATTAAGTTTCCATTTTTACTGGTCCAGCGAAATTGACAAAGCAGCGAACTTGTGTTTAAATATCTCGGTGATCGGCGAAGTTAAATCCAAAGacgatgtcacaccctggctttgcggaagcgtggttaatttggtgtgacttcttaataccatagcttaatcataacaagctatatgaattaaaaatatgcaagatcatccattgataataaaaatattaaacattgtcttatcgggttaacacccaacaaccataactttgtctaaacattacaaatgcaaacttaaagtaaacatggttcagggactgtgacttgtccaggaaagagtcacaagtctcgaaccctggatgacctcgggcctaatgcagcggaaaacaagccataccgcgccagatcgttagtttcctgaaatacatgtaagttgaaaaatcaataataatgttgagcgagttcatgcgaaagtgtgtaaacaaacctttatctttgtcaaaaacctggtatgtagcaaataaggaaaaagagatcaccaatggtttgcaaggccattgatatgtgtgaagtgcaagtaggaagactcaaacctagcggatttatgcgtcgggcactaagtcaccccgaggtccgttcagctggacctggggctgggctcgctacacccagatagatctaccgctcctgtccctcggtcctactatgaggattaatggcctcaagtttccgcctacccactcacatgatctaagtaacaaacctccttacgctaatcataccatgtataaacatattcataatcattgtaacatgtatttcacccccgcagtttagaaaactgaaaacagttaagagaaaagggggacatgaactcacagtcagtgcgtcgctaaatcaagcactccaaatgtccgaaagctgtgcaacgacctacatgtgctaattctattagacggatggccgtgctttagctttatagtttaattttcgggaaacagttagacaactgttccttgtacataattggtagttaatctccttcccaaggatgggggaattaatacatgcgcgtttataatattaagtctcacttaatatattttacttctcattccagaatataattatttttctcaaaaataatatattttctcttcgtataatactttccaaaataatacgttgacaatatccgtaTTTACGAATATTTCCctataaggcgtaagttacgttttggcgattaagtggtaatagtaattaccgttgtaacttatacgttcgtcttgtaagcgtttgtattattttgggttcgtcacagtttgtaaatattatttttactctaaaaataatatttatatattttcacaaaataatcataaacagtgtggtgaaaaatatatttatcgaataaatatttatcacgtttagttttgtgaaaaaaatcccacctccgattatttaataaatgaagTCATGGCGAAAAatatttgaaaatatatcaaaaatagtctaacacttgtaaataattctaagtgttagattttagaaaaatttcgccagagtttcccctgtaactggaggtggccacgctttcaagcgtatcattttcttttacaaaattattccaacacttctttaaatcaaccaatcaatttccgatacttcaaactagtttcaacacatcaatcttgtagactagtatgtaaagtcgcgttgttacatgaacttgtaatttttccgaaagtcgtaatgtagatcaccttatatttagtggatctatgtataaaatagtttagtcttgtaaaaaccccgtttttggaacaaatcatcctttacaacttcccgacaacttttataaaaattgttattttgtcggatcttttgtttcacaagtgtttatacacttgtagtttgtaaaaatcatatttgttaacatgtcatccaacttttataaaacatgattttctcgacacttggttctacgaatataccacttgtacatacgtagatcggctcgttttaaatactattttacaagtcaaaatacttttacacaagttcatgtttctcgtgtggtggagtttcaccttttaacccttgtaccgataaaaacaagcttatgtcaagatttgtgatcttaacaaagtcgggttaaacgatgataagagccaccacaacgtagatcgggcctcaataatcaacatattcgaatactacgacttttacacgcgttataagcttttaaccaacaatattcgagttttagtagcctttaaagattcaaaacgcatgattccgacttttaaccgttaaaaataatattaaccactttagatacgttcaagagcgagttttaaatgttatacctctagctcggggctagggaagatctttggcgaaaatggcgtggataaaagcaaatgggtgaggtccttcaacttccgcttgcttcaagcttccttatacgtgacccgaacaccttgtatatgcttggaataGCAAGATCAAGACTCGAGAATGATGGATGGATTGTgggtgctctcggccgagaatagggaggagaggagagagtagaAAGTGTTGGTGATTTGTGGTGTCAAGTCTTGTGGGTTTAGTGTGGATTTTATAGACAAAACATGagccatcgtccaacggtttcttatgttctctagatatccacaatcaacaaataaaatattcaaaagcTTGTACCCTCTTGTCCCTTGGTTTGACCGATCCCATTAGGGGGGTGGGTTATCCGGTTGGATCTCAAATGTCCAGTTAATGTTCAGTTACGTTAAGTAGGTTacttttagggattaaccccgttagttgcatgacgcgttataaagcgggtgttagggtaatcagggaccctaactggctcagaaaaagactaataatatttctgacaatatttttatgttccgggtataatccggttgttcggttggatagtaatccgttaaagtgcttaagtaatcctttaagcgtcgtaaataatatttttagcgacacaatttattctgcaacgtgtcaggaatatttcctcatattttggcactttattaattagctagaagctagtatgttgataaaagtgctgtgtttcgtgcttagagtacgttttaggcacatccaatctctgtatcttattcctagagacgcagtttaacaacccttgtattcctacacacactatgggtgtagtaaaatatttctggctcattcaggcctttagaggcagtgtttgcctgatgctggctatatcagcatgttcaataggttatccgttcaaatgctactgtgcttttgtgcatcatgtttgtcactagagttcagtgagtaaataatgtagtgacggaaaaatcaaagtatgatgcagatatgtacaagtatcaacaatcaagtagcagtttatcagaaatctcagttaagcacagtaattaggcaacaattaatagttaattaaatcgtacggatacctggtttggtgagggttgtcacattctccccccgttaaataaatttcgtcccgaaattttaaattctgcttgtagaagcagggttctcaggaaataagtgggggtatttctctttcattcggtctttacgctcccaggtgaactcaggaccatgcctagcattccagcgaactttgacgagcttgacactgctccgacgggtcttgtttactttccaatccgtgacctcgacaggttcttcaacgaagtggagcgtgtcatcaatatgaatttcgtcggtaggaatggcaacgttaacttgagttggacttctcttcagattggatacatgaaatgtatcgtgaacattattcagttctacaggtagatccaacttgtatgctacggtcccaattctttccaaaaccttgaaaggaccaatgtagcgcggattcaacttcccacgcttcccaaagcgtgccacacccttccagggtgataccttcaacaaaaccatatccccaacctcaaactcctgaggtttccttttcagatctgcgtaggtcttctgacggtcacgagccgcactaatgcgatctcggatttgcgcgatcttatctgtagtttcctgaactacatcgggacctaccaattgtctatcacctgcgtcagaccaacagagcggcgacctgcacttacgcccatataaagcttcgaatggcgcgacaccaatactggtgtggtagctgttgttgtaggaaaattcaaccaggggtaaatgcttatcccagctaccgcctaaatccataacacatgctctcagcatgtcctccaacgtctgaatcgtccgctcgctttgtccgtcggtctgcgggtgaaaagcagtgctcatattcagctttgagccaaaagcttcctggaaggattgccatatcatCGATAtgaacctcccgtctctatcagaaataatcgagagaggtactccatggcgtgtaacaatctctctcatgtagatttcggccaatttgcttttatgatccttctcgcggataggtaagaagtgtgctgacttcgttaagcgatccactatcacccagatagtgtcatggccttttggcgttcttggcaacttcgtaataaaatccatggagatttcttcccacttctactggggaatttttggttgctgcagaagtcccgaaggcctctggtattccgccttaactttggcgcaagttaaacatttgctcacgtaaatagcaacatcgcccttcatcctaggccaccagaagtaatccttaagatcctggtacatcttatccgctccagggtggatagagtaccgcgacttgtgggcttcatcaaagataacctcccttaaaccaccaaacagaggaacccaaatccttttctcaaaacacaacgttccttccctgtttggcaccaatatcttctccatcccacggagatattcttccttaaggtttccctccttgagagcttccttctgtgctgcacgaacgtgcgaggaaaggtcggtttgaattatcatttcaatagccctaacccttatgggcttgattctctctttacgacttagggcatcagcgaccacattcgccttccctggatgatacttgatctcgcagtcgtaatcgttcaacaactcgacccatcgcctttgcctcatattcaactccttctgattgaatatatgctggaggctcttgtgatctgtgaagattgtgcactttgtaccgtaaaggtagtgtctccagatcttcaaggcaaaaaccactgcgcctagctccaaatcatgagtggtatagttcttttcgtgcactttcagttggcgtgatgcgtaggcgataaccttttggcgttgcatcaacacacaacccaatccttgacgcgatgcgtcgcagtataccacgaaatcatcagtgccttctggtagagctaagattggcgcgttgcaaagcttatccttcaatatctgaaacgcttcatcctgtttgatttcccaatcaaacttcttatccttctgcgtgaggagtgtcaacggttgagcgatctttgaaaagttctcgatgaaccttcgataatagccagccaaacccaagaattgccgaatctcagttggtgtctttggcgtttcccaatctttgatcgcctcgatcttggtgggatccacgtggattccatctccgttcaccacgtgcccaaggaattgcacttctcttagccaaaactcacacttagagaacttggcgtacaactgttctttctttagcagctccaaaatagctctaagatgttgttcgtgctcagccttcgtctttgaataaatcaaaatgtcgtcgatgaatacaatcacaaacttatccaggtacggcttacaaactcggttcatcaaatccatgaacactgtaggtgcgtttgtcaatccaaacggcataacgaggaactcgtagtgtccatatcgagttctgaaggctgtcttcggaatactctcttcctgtatccgtagctgatggtatccagatcgaagatcgatctttgaatagaagcttgaaccttgaagctggtcgaacagatcatcgattcttggcaaaggatacctattcttgatcgtcagcttgttcaactctctgtagtcaatacacatacggaaactaccgtccttcttcttcacaaacaaaactggagctccccaaggcgagaagcttgatcggataaaacccttgtctaacaactcttgaagttgtgtcgacagttcttgcatctcagacagagcaagtctgtaaggtgccttagccacaggcgcagcgcctggaactaagtcgatgcgaaactccacttgcctttgaggtggcaa
This is a stretch of genomic DNA from Helianthus annuus cultivar XRQ/B chromosome 16, HanXRQr2.0-SUNRISE, whole genome shotgun sequence. It encodes these proteins:
- the LOC110896505 gene encoding protein LURP-one-related 15 — encoded protein: MVVVDAQFIEPYTVDLAVQKKSGVANLSGNFTIIDVKGNMMFKIKDTLFSFHDRHILYDANDKPVLTFKKKLRSIHGRWQAFKGESTTNKDLLFSVKKSSAPKHETELDVFLVENKEETECDCKVIGDWDTKSCTIYAQDGSTALAEVHDKQNITNVAQGKDTFGITVYPEVDYVFIVALVVILTEIKSYDGIGKNKKRKKKKEKKSSDSSDEDNKKENAKIDEERNKPEVIKELEVESSEEEDEEEEYEEEDEEEEEENEEEKEEDEYEDEDEEHDMSNEDDNNESYEGEPKFDEYYDDDGNDSSSSEDESPKEK